In one window of Microplitis demolitor isolate Queensland-Clemson2020A chromosome 4, iyMicDemo2.1a, whole genome shotgun sequence DNA:
- the LOC103578183 gene encoding uncharacterized protein C20orf85 homolog — translation MKKSNAEEAKKSDKVYVSKQLTTADRCQDLVSSDNTSKELIWIEKKAEKNWKRFDHLSGENVKRLVEEYLGESRVGELKDKLLAANKSFERNLIPPEAVKPSPVIPRTSSATVGWRSSQPEHNLEIFGRLHISPKNTIITSSPEDLAHQKFIILG, via the exons ATGAAGAAAAGCAACGCGGAAGAGGCCAAAAAAAGCGATAAAGTATATGTTAGTAAGCAACTTACGACAGCAGACAGATGTCAGGACCTTGTGAGTTCTGATAACACGAG TAAGGAGTTGATATGGATTGAAAagaaagctgaaaaaaattggaaacGGTTTGATCATCTGTCTGGTGAAAATGTCAAGagg TTGGTTGAGGAATACCTCGGTGAATCGAGAGTCGGTGAGCTTAAGGATAAATTACTGGCcgcaaataaatcatttgagcgGAACTTAATACCGCCAGAAGCAGTGAAGCCATCGCCGGTTATTCCCCGTACAAGTTCTGCTACAGTTGGCTGGAGATCATCACAACCCGAGCATAATCTTGAAATTTTCGGGCGTTTGCATATCTCACCAAAAAATACAATCATTACGTCTTCACCAGAGGATTTGGCccaccaaaaatttattattctcggttga
- the LOC103578120 gene encoding NEDD8-activating enzyme E1 regulatory subunit, with the protein MASPAPKSPEQSDKNRKYDRQLRLWGDHGQAALEEAHICLINATGLGTEILKSLVLPGIGAFTIVDGKKITQEDIGANFFLDADSFGKSRAQVATQMLLELNSDVKGDFIDEESDQILENDPEYFTKFSVVVATALTEKSLINLSKKLWELNIPLIASQSIGFIGYMRVQIQEHNIIESHPEYEMPDLRLDKPFPSLKAYLDSINLDAMDLKDHSHTPYVVILYKCLQEWSSKGNDLPKTYKEKLQFIQFIRDKMWKDEQGIPTEEENFEEAIRAVNTSIGVTQIPSNASEVLEDARCINLNAKSSPFWIIAKAIRDFTQNEGMGLLPVKGALPDMTADSGKYITLQQIYHKQAVADAEAVWRHTLSLLKQLGLPSDSISEKHVKLFCRHASDLHFQRGTSIADEYDPKVINTNYITENLENPESLMVYYVVLRGIQKFQNYYNSYPGEFDDQVEPDIVTLKGCITKLLGEWGCGPLPTDDYIHEFCRFGGAELHSVSAFLGGLVAQETIKFITCQYKPIHNTFIYDATSSKSGSFLF; encoded by the exons ACTATGGGGTGATCATGGGCAAGCTGCTCTAGAAGAAGCTCATATTTGTCTTATAAATGCAACTGGTCTAGGAACCGAGATCCTCAAGTCTTTAGTTTTACCAGGAATTGGCGCTTTTACGATTGTcgatggtaaaaaaataacccAGGAAGATATTGGCgccaa TTTCTTTCTAGATGCAGACAGTTTTGGTAAATCACGAGCGCAAGTAGCGACTCAGATGTTATTGGAATTAAATTCAGATGTAAAGGGTGATTTTATTGACGAGGAATCAGATCAAATATTAGAAAATGATCCCGAGTATTTTACCAAGTTCTCAGTTGTCGTGGCCACCGCATTGACGGAAAA atctttaataaatttgtctaaaaaATTGTGGGAATTAAATATTCCTCTGATAGCCAGTCAGAGTATTGGGTTCATCGGATACATGAGAGTCCAAATACAAGAGCACAATATCATAGAATCTCACCCAGAGTACGAGATGCCAGATCTCAGACTAGACAAACCCTTTCCTTCACTAAAAGCTTATCTGGATTCGATAAATTTAGACGCCATGGACCTCAAAGACCATTCGCACACGCCCTATgttgttattttatacaagTGTCTGCAAGAATGGTCGTCTAAAGGAAACGATTTACCAAAGACTTACAAAGAAAAGCTGCAgtttatacaatttataagAGATAAAATGTGGAAGGATGAGCAGGGGATTCCTACagaagaagaaaattttgaagaagCCATCAGAGCCGTCAACACTTCAATTGGGGTCACCCAAATACCCAGTAATGCTTCAGAAGTACTGGAAGATGCTCGttgcataaatttaaatgctaag agtaGTCCATTTTGGATAATCGCTAAGGCTATTCGTGATTTTACACAAAATGAGGGAATGGGTTTATTGCCAGTCAAAGGAGCTCTTCCAGATATGACCGCAGATAGTGGAAAATATATAACCCTTCAGCAAAT ATATCACAAGCAAGCTGTTGCTGATGCGGAAGCAGTATGGCGTCATACTCTTAGTTTACTAAAACAATTAGGGCTGCCGTCAGATTCGATTTCTGAAAAacatgttaaattattttgtcggCATGCTTCAGACTTACACTTTCAACGAGGAACGTCTATTGCTGATGAATATGAtccaaaagtaataaatactaattacaTAACTGAGAATTTAGAGAATCCTGAGAGTCTGATGGTTTACTATGTAGTTCTCAGAGGAATCCAAAAGTTTCAAAACTATTACAACTCTTATCCAGGGGAATTCGACGATCAAGTTGAACCGGACATTGTTACACTCAAGGGATGTATTACAAAATTACTTGGAGAATGGGGGTGTGGACCATTACCCACTGACGATTATATACATGAGTTTTGCCGATTCGGAGGTGCTGAGTTACATTCAGTGTCTGCATTCCTTGGTGGACTCGTTGCTCaagaaacaattaaatttattacttgtcAATACAAACCTATtcataatacatttatttatgacGCAACTTCTTCTAAATCAggctcatttttattttga
- the LOC103578119 gene encoding U3 small nucleolar RNA-associated protein 4 homolog, with product MASYKIHNVRFYNLEPRSIFCLCYDKYSKKLALSRNDNSIELWNVANAPFLESTIVDHIEESIESMIWINSSRLLSTGLRGMITEYNVSALCKKYEVAVTGGAAWCIDINPSKTRVAVGTEDGYVNTFTIAEDSLIYERIFDKQKGRILCIKWDNTGDIIFSGSADTVRVWNAISGHAIHKMTTARKHIKKETIVWCLGVTSDNYVVSGDSRGVLSIWDPNMGTLVESHDSHTADILALTISQDSNVIYCAGVDPVVRSFSKVTKTAGGKGTASWVKGIERRLHMHDVRALVEADGKLYSAGVDGYLAQSSYPPKMLAKYPPLLQPTCVTVCRKRRRILLRYVDYLELWELGNAAEDATVTAGMFHSLQSEPRKLLELRTKGQETITSCAISKDSKIIVYSTETHMRVFNFSIDDDDAHLQKSTASKLLKRVHKMLFSPNGKLFIANAYDTDGNGDNDDGNKIYVYKKDNNQLMLESSFSTSEQKIENIGLICFSPDNKYLICSDRCGGIVVYIVAELASGSPSWWSLPRYTCPPTAMAVQKSTSNLVVVYSDHKIIEYNLPRRLYTEFSNNLQSKIPTHWLARPFPITNITFDPNNDGVIILHDDTTVYALHKNKDLSMMEKGSKIRKHGAGEDDSRSSSGSSSQTQSVFQSIKKYKHLVHFEWFNNEEMVAVEVNPISLTEKLPPTLKQKCYGVM from the exons ATGGCTTCATACAAAATACATAATGTCCGTTTTTACAATCTCGAACCCAGATCTATTTTTTGTCTCTGCTACGATAAATACAGCAAAAAATTAGCTCTTTCAAG aaacgATAATTCAATAGAGTTATGGAACGTAGCAAATGCTCCGTTTCTTGAATCAACAATCGTGGATCATATAGAAGAATCCATCGAATCGATGATATGGATTAATTCCAGCCGATTATTATCAACCGGTCTCCGTGGTATGATTACCGAATACAATGTATCAGCCCTCTGTAAAAAATACGAAGTCGCTGTAACTGGAGGTGCTGCTTGGTGCATTGACATAAACCCCAGCAAAACTCGTGTTGCCGTTGGTACTGAAGACGGCTACGTAAATACCTTTACAATTGCTGAAGATTCATTGATATACGAGAGAATTTTTGACAAACAGAAAGGCCGGATACTCTGTATAAAATGGGACAACACTGGAGACATAATATTCTCTGGATCAGCAGACACTGTAAGAGTCTGGAACGCTATTTCAGGTCATGCGATTCACAAAATGACAACAGCACgtaaacatataaaaaaagaaacgaTTGTATGGTGTCTGGGTGTCACCAGTGACAATTATGTCGTATCAGGAGATTCTCGCGGTGTATTATCGATTTGGGATCCTAATATGGGCACACTTGTTGAGTCGCATGATAGTCATACAGCAGATATACTGGCACTGACGATATCCCAAGATTCAAATGTCATTTATTGTGCTGGTGTTGATCCCGTGGTCCGGAGTTTTTCAAAGGTGACTAAAACAGCTGGTGGAAAAGGTACCGCTAGTTGGGTCAAAGGTATTGAGAGACGTTTACACATGCACGATGTCCGTGCACTTGTTGAAGCTGATGGTAAATTATATTCAGCTGGTGTTGATGGTTACCTGGCACAATCAAGTTACCCTCCTAAAATGCTCGCTAAATATCCGCCACTTTTGCAGCCAACTTGCGTAACAGTATGTCGTAAGAGACGACGTATATTATTGCGTTACGTTGATTATTTAGAATTATGGGAGCTGGGTAATGCGGCTGAAGACGCAACAGTTACTGCTGGAATGTTCCATTCATTGCAAAGCGAGCCGAGAAAACTTTTAGAGCTTCGCACAAAAGGTCAAGAAACCATTACATCCTGTGCGATTTCGAAAGATTCTAAAATTATCGTCTATTCAACGGAAACCCACATGAGGGTTTTCAATTTTAGcattgatgatgatgatgcacATTTACAGAAATCAACAgcttcaaaattattaaaacgtGTTCATAAAATGTTGTTTAGTCCaaatggtaaattatttattgcaaatGCATATGATACTGACGGTAATGGGGACAATGAcgatggaaataaaatatatgtttataaaaaagacaataaTCAGTTGATGTTAGAGAGTTCATTTAGTACAAGTGaacaaaaaatagaaaacaTTGGATTGATATGTTTTTCTCCAGATAACAAGTACCTGATATGCTCGGATCGATGCGGTGGCATAGTTGTGTATATTGTCGCTGAGTTGGCTTCAGGATCACCCAGCTGGTGGTCGCTTCCAAGATACACCTGTCCTCCGACCGCTATGGCTGTACAGAAGAGCACGTCCAATCTCGTTGTCGTGTACTCTGATCAtaag ATAATCGAGTATAATTTACCGAGGAGGCTGTACACTGAATTTTCAAACAACTTGCAGAGTAAAATACCAACTCACTGGCTAGCGAGACCTTTTCCCATAACAAATATCACCTTTGATCCTAACAATGATGGCGTTATAATTCTTCATGACGATACTACTGTCTATGCGTTAcacaaaaataaagatttatcGATGATGGAGAAAGGCAGTAAAATCAGAAAACACGGTGCTGGTGAAGACGACAGTAGATCTAGCTCGGGATCAAGCTCTCAGACGCAATCTGTTTTtcaatcgattaaaaaatataag caTTTGGTGCATTTTGAATGGTTTAATAACGAAGAAATGGTTGCTGTTGAAGTAAATCCTATTTCACTGACAGAAAAATTACCACCGAcgttaaaacaaaaatgttaTGGTGtcatgtaa